The genomic segment CCTACGGCACAAACTCAGCTAGTTTTTTAAGTACTAGGTGTCTTAAAGAGTTGGCAGttcgaaataaagaaaaatacccaTTAGCTGCTGATGCTCTAGAAAATTCTTGTTATGTAGATGATATTTTACATGATGCAAATGATATTGAGACTTTGTACAAGACTTATAAGCAACTTTCTACTAGTCTAAATTCCGCTGGGATACCACTCCATAAATGGAGTTCTAATTCTTCCGAGTTTCTCGACTCTATTTCCTCTGAATCTCAAAAATCTAATTATGTAATAAAACCCGACAATTCGTCAAATAAAGTTCTTGGAATATGTTGGAATTCTCAGTCTGACATGTTCTCTATCTCTCTTCCTGACATTTCTAGTGAACCAAAATACACAAAAAGAGAAGTTCTATCAATTATCTCTTCTATTTTTGATCCTCTTGGTCTAATAAATCCGATTACTGTATCTGCCAAGTTgttaatgcaaaaaatttggataTGTAACTTAAATTGGGATGACAAACTCACAGGA from the Diabrotica undecimpunctata isolate CICGRU chromosome 1, icDiaUnde3, whole genome shotgun sequence genome contains:
- the LOC140434005 gene encoding uncharacterized protein, which produces MKSTSNVSLNDIMLKGYTVQPDLFEILIRFRLYKYTLIADIEKMFRQIRINPKQIFLLNILWRNSPQEELKCLELQTVTYGTNSASFLSTRCLKELAVRNKEKYPLAADALENSCYVDDILHDANDIETLYKTYKQLSTSLNSAGIPLHKWSSNSSEFLDSISSESQKSNYVIKPDNSSNKVLGICWNSQSDMFSISLPDISSEPKYTKREVLSIISSIFDPLGLINPITVSAKLLMQKIWICNLNWDDKLTGEISSEWLNFLAHINLM